GAACGAAACGATTCTCAGCCGATTGGACAGACTGGATGTGCTACGATTTTCGAATCAAACATCAACACAATTCTCAAACATTATTACGCTGAAATTTGTTAAAACGTTTAAGAATTTTTGTGAGCTCAAACAGTTGATTGAGATGATAAGAGCAAAACGATTTTGTAGCTTTTGATTAGAAAAAAATTTGACTTACAATCGAAATACGCACGACTCCCTATGGCTCCATCAGCTTGTGAATGAGCTTAATAATGCGATCTTCTACTCCAGGTTGAAAAGGACCATGGAAACCAAAGTACTTCATTGCCCCACCCCCTTCATAACCACCTTCTTTGAGAACCCGTTCCGAAGGGATATAGGCAAAAACTTCATTACAATAACTGGCAACCCAGATCCGACGATGAGAGAATTCTTCATGGAGACGAATAGAATAATCAATCACCGCTTCTCCTCCTAAACCGATCAAAGTCAGATCATTCCCAAAAGAGATGACCTGAGCAGGGAATGGGTAGGAAGTTTTGATAGCGCCCTGCTGATCCAGTTGATTCAACAGATACTTCGTCAGGCGTTGCAAATAGACATCGCCCTTTCCCTGACGCATAAGAAGCTCTGCCTTGGATGGCGGATCAACAAACGGTAAATCCGTTCTCTGAAACTTGACTTTGACAGGCCCTTTGATGGGCTCCATCGTTTTCTCCATCGCACGCACAACCGCATCTGATAGCGAATTTCCATGCTGCTCTGCCAATGCAAGTGTACGTCGAGGATGAGGATTCGCATCTCCCCCACAACCGATCATGAACAGAGCTGTGACACCGGGATACTTTTTCTCCAAAGCAATCTGTGCGAAACCTGCATAGTCGCCACAATATTGAGAGAGAGCAATGGTCGTATTATGGCAAGCATATCCAAATAAGATGGCTTTTGTTTTACCTGCTTCGTCACATACTCGCAGGACAGGTACCGTATGATCGACAGGGCCATCCGGGTTGTACCGACCACGACGGTTTAGTGCAAATTTCGCCTGATCTTCCCCATACGCTAGCATCGCATCCGACATGGACTGACTGGCCTGAATGATCAGGTTTACCAGTTTGTCTTCCAGTAACTTTGCATACTGATTCACGTCATTCTGCTGTGCGTCAGTTAAATCATAAGCGAGTGCCGCACAACCACGAACAACAGGACCGCAATGAGTGTGTGAGGAATTCAACAGAATCTGTTCACGTGTCATTCCTGTCTTTTTCGCAACGCGGTTTCCAACCGCATCGGAAATCTCTCGTGTCAATCCGATTAGATCAGTCGTCACGATCGCTGCCCGATTACCATGT
The Gimesia aquarii DNA segment above includes these coding regions:
- a CDS encoding neutral/alkaline non-lysosomal ceramidase N-terminal domain-containing protein — its product is MLKNFLFCLLAILILDHPELQGGDLRVGIARVDITPAKSIWLAGYAARKEPAKGMTHPLWAKALVFEDKHGNRAAIVTTDLIGLTREISDAVGNRVAKKTGMTREQILLNSSHTHCGPVVRGCAALAYDLTDAQQNDVNQYAKLLEDKLVNLIIQASQSMSDAMLAYGEDQAKFALNRRGRYNPDGPVDHTVPVLRVCDEAGKTKAILFGYACHNTTIALSQYCGDYAGFAQIALEKKYPGVTALFMIGCGGDANPHPRRTLALAEQHGNSLSDAVVRAMEKTMEPIKGPVKVKFQRTDLPFVDPPSKAELLMRQGKGDVYLQRLTKYLLNQLDQQGAIKTSYPFPAQVISFGNDLTLIGLGGEAVIDYSIRLHEEFSHRRIWVASYCNEVFAYIPSERVLKEGGYEGGGAMKYFGFHGPFQPGVEDRIIKLIHKLMEP